The genomic DNA TGCCGGGTAAACCACGGATTAAGGTCAGCGTCAAAGCGGTTTTGCTCATCTCTGCCCCTCATCTAGAGATAGATTGTTCAAGTAAACAGTAAGGGCTTGCTTACTCACCAAGTCTGACCTCTGCTCTGGCCCAAGCTTCTACTTGCTCCAAAGACTCCAGCTGCTGTAGCTGCTGAAGCGATAGCCTAAGGTTAAGCGGTACACTTAGCTTTATACCGGTTCCTGTATCACCGTGGCCTTGATTTGCATGCGCCTCAACTAACACCTCCAGTTTAATGTCATCCGAGCTTAAACCCTTAAGCTCGGTGCGAGCAAAATAAGCAAACGGCGTGCGCCCTTGACGCTGAATATTATGCATACTAGAAAAGTTATACTGCCCGACAGGAAGCTGAGCGAAGGAAAAATCGGGCTGCAGACTAAGGGCCCATACACGAGCTAACTCTTGCACTGCAAGTTCTTGAATGAATAGCCCTAAATAATGGTCCTGCTGTAAGCGCTGCTCTTCGAACTTAGTCAATACCTCAGGCTGAACAAGATAGTGCGACCAATGATGTTGGGGCAGCTCAAACTCAGTAACGAGGCGATTAGCCAAAACAAGCGAACTAAACAAGCTAGAACCCAAAACCATAAAATATACCCAACAACGCGACCACATAAGACTCTCTTTTATTCTCAGTAAACTGCAAAATAGCAAAAGCATTCGCTTCAAAGAATGTTTGCTAGAAAAATGTGGGGATAGCGACTCAGCCCGCTTTATAAAATCTAAGGAACAGACTGATACCTTACGGAGCACTTAAACGGACTCACTTTCACTGTGCGACTCGACTGGACTGGGGTGACTGGTCAAGTTTAACAGCAAGACCGCAATCAGCACCGCAATGGATATAGAAACCAAACGCATGAACTGTGCAGAGAAAGAATCCGCCCCCTGATGAGAAATTACTTGGTAAGTTAATATGGTGAAGTTATTAAACAACAGCTGGTATACGTCCATACGACAACCACGGCGGATCCCATAACAGGCTAATTGCAAACCACAAAACAAGCTCACACCTAGCAATAACCAATGAGAAACGCCAAACACCACTAACAACATACAAGGTAAGGTGAATAAAATACCGACGGCCGTTGTCACCAAACGATTTCGACCAAAGGTTTGGTGGTCGCTCACCAAGGGACTTCTTATCATATTACCAATGGTGATCGCGATAAGCATGGTCTGAGAGCTACCAATGCCCATTAAAGCGACTAAGACCAGACACAGTGCCGTTGCCTTAAAGGCAATCAAACCAAGATGATGTTCTGGCGCCTTATCTGTTGATTCGGCGGGTAAAATATCCTTTTGCTCACCGGGGAACAGCATAAACGCCAAATAAGTGACCACAATGGCAATGATAAATTTATTGAACATTAACCAAGGTAAACCACTGGTGGATAGGCCCATCTGCTTGGTCATCACCACCATGATAATGATAACAACTAAGCTTAACGAAGAGAGGATATCTTTAGGGTTTCGATGGCTACGGTAATAACTCCAAAACAAAATAGACCAACAAAACAAGGCAAATCCACTTGGCGAGTCAACTAAAGCCTTACCCAAGGCCACAATGCCAAAACAAATAAACAGCAAAGTGACCAATACAATCAGTAATAAATTTAAAGGCGGCCGCGACGGCATAATGGTAAGAAAAATCACCACAAATACCGGCGCTAACATCTGTAGCGGAACACCACTATAGAGTTGATAAAACAACAATAATATTGGTGCAAAAACCAGCCGAATGACTGGATTAGCAGGGCTACGAAACATAAGTCCAAATACTTAAGATATACATCCAAAGTGAAGCTAAAAGCTCACCCAAAGTGCTTTGTTCGGTATAGAAGGCAACGGTAGCCTGAGAACCGTAACGGACGTTTTGCGGGACTTGGTCATTAGCAAAGGCGATATTCACCGCATAACGTTGCGCGCTCAAAGATTTATTGTCGGCCACCAAAAAGCCAGTATTTTGATCCATGTTATTACTACCACCAGTCCCCCAACCGATGCTTTCTACGTAGCCCAGCAATACACGTCCTGGCAAGGCATCCATCACCACTTTTACTTTTTGCCCCACTTTAATATGTTCGATGGAGTTTTCACGAACCATCGACGAGATCCACACCTCACGCGGATCAATAAAGGTCAGCATCGGCGAACCGGCGTTAGCTTTTTGCCCCACGGTGAGTTGCAGATTGGTGACTATGCCTTTGGATGGGGCCAATACCTGGGTTTTCTGCAGATCTAACTCGGCTTTTTCTAAGTTAGCCATTGCCGCCAATATTTGCGGGTTATCTTGCCCTTTGGGACCTAAGCTTTGTTTGGCTTGAGCCAATGAGGCTTCGGCAGCATCCAGCGCGGCTTCGGCTCGGTCTCGCCCTTCAATAGCATTATCCAACTCAGAGCGGCTCAATACCCCTTTTTTGGCTAACTCGCTGATTCGAGAAGCCTGTTCAACGGCATTATTACGTGCGGCTAAAGCTTCCACTACTTTGGCTTGTGCCACTTCCACTGCGGCAGTGCTGGCGCCAATATTTTGCCCGGCAATGGCTAAGTTTGCTTGGGCCGAACGCACTTGAATTTGATAATTTCGTGGGTCAATTTTGAATAGTACGTCGCCTGCTTCAACCACTTGGTTATTGCTTACATTCACTTCAGTGACGTTACCAGTAACCTCGGGAGCAATCCGCACCAGATAAGAATGTACCCGCGCATTGCCGGTCATTGGCGTCACTCGGTCGGCCCAAAGGCTATACAGCCAAACTACCAACACTATACCAATAACAATAAAACTTAACTTTCTAGAGGACTGCTCCGATTTAGACATCTTCTGTTTCTCTTCCTACTCGACAATTATCGGGCTGTTTAGTGTTTACTAACCAGCCATTCCCTAACTTTTCACTGAAGCGTCTATTCAGTACGCGATTAGGCAAACTCATCATCAGGCTAGCTAGGCTGCTGAATCCCTAATGTTAGTAAGGCAATTCTATTTAGCAATGAAACGCTTAGCAAGCCGCAATTAGCGCACTGCTTAAATGCTCAATCAGCCACATTCCAGCATAGCCTAACGATCCTAGGCTCAAACAGAAACATAGCTAAGATTAACCTAGACAAAACTTGTTTAGCCTTCGCTATAAGTTAGCCAGAGTTGATTTAAAAGTACATTTTTAGGAAAACTGCACCCAATTAATACCAATATGAACTTAAAAGCTCATGCCTAACTTTTATTTTCTCGCAGGCTATGGTTAATATTGACCTTTCTTAATACAAATTACTGATGTTTTGTTGAGGCCTTTTTTGAGTCATTTCCGTTTATTGATACTCAGCCTGCTGGTGATTGGCGAATTGGCTATTTCAGCTAGCTTCGCTCAAGAAACATTCACCTACCAGGTAGATTATTTACAAGAAGCTCCCCAGCAAGCTATATCTCTAACAACGGCAAGAGCCATGTTTGAACGCGGAGAAGCTAAAGGCTCTGATTCTGGCTTACTGTCATTTGGCGTAGGAAGCCCTGCTGTATGGGTCAGGATTAAGGTGAACAATCCAACAGATCAGTTAATTCACAAGCGCCTCACCACCAGTGTAACTTGGGTCAATTACCTAGACCTATATCAAGTGCAGGCTAACGGCCATGTAACACTGCGCTCTAGCGGGGATGCTTTAGCGCGAACCCAAGAATTATTACCCGGTATTGGCATCGTATTTAATGTGCAACTCCCAGTGGGCGAAAGCGAATTTTATATTCGCGCCCAAGCCCACGACCCCATCGTTTTGCCTCTTCAGTTTCTGTCGCTGGAAGACGTCGCCGATAGCGATATTTCAAGCGGCATGTTATACGGCATTCTTTACGGTATCTTGCTGACTTTATTAGGGTATAACTTAATTCTACATCGCTCTTTAAAACAAGCGAATTTCGTCTTTTATGCCATCTATATTGGTAGCTTTATCGTCTTGAATACCGGCTACAATGGTTATCTTTTTGCTTGGGTACATCCCAATTACCCACTGCTACAAAATTACTTTACCCTTAATATTATGGTGCTGCATAGCGTCTTGGGTCTGGTTTTCTCACTGAGCTTCTTAGATGTAAAACGCCATCGTCCTAAGTGTTTTAAGCTGGTCTTACTCTATATTGGGCTGGGTATCCTATCCATATTGGTTGCTACAGTATTGCAGTGGCATTTACTGGCCGCATTGGTTGCTTTTTCTTACCTCAGCTTGTCTACTGTAGTGATGGTTGCTCTAGGCCTGCTACATTTATCTCTAGTAGCAAAAGCACAGCATTTTGTACTGGCGGTGAGTGCGAGTATGTTAGGCTTATTTACGACGGCAGCCACCAGCGCGGGGCTTATTCCATTTACTTATGTTGGCTATCACGCGGCAGAGTTTGGCGTCTTGCTGGAGGCCATGGTGCTGGCCTATATTTTGTCAGTAGCTTTAAAAGTAAAGGAAAGTGCCAGATTAAAAGCGGAATATCTCGCCGCCTATGACCCTCTCACTAATTTATTAAACCGTCGCTCATTTTTTAGCTTGGCATCGCAAAAAATTGAACAACATAAGGCAGAGGGTGTGCCTTTATCCTTAGTGGTAATGGATCTGGATCATTTCAAAAAGGTAAATGATGCCTATGGCCATCATGTGGGTGATGAAGCACTGAAACATGTCGCAAACATATTGCAAAACAATACCCGCAAAGATGACTTAGTTGGCCGTTTTGGAGGCGAAGAAATCGTGATCCTGTTACCCAAAGATGATTGTCAACAAGCCAGTCTTTTCACCGAGCGCCTTCGAAAAAGCTTGGAAAAAACACCTTTTGCCAGCGGTGGTATGCAGGTATATATCACCGCCAGTTTCGGTGTCGTTGAGCTAGCAGGAAAAATGGCTTTGGATGAACTCATTAAAGAAGCCGACACCCTGCTCTATCAAGCTAAGAAAAATGGCAGGAACCAAGTGGCCAGCGCGACTTTCTCAGAAGTCTCTCTCGCTTAGCGTGAATCTTTCATACTAGCAATGGTTAGCTTATGGCGCGGGTAAATGCGGTTTACTATAAGGCGCTAAATGGTCAACCATAAAGCTAGCCAACAAACCTTCCTCATGTTAACAAGACACTTCGATTTAGCTAATGAAGCGGGTTGCTACATTTAGCCCTATTTGCTGCTCGGCAACAGGCGGAAATAAAAGGCCCAAGTGAGACGCCGTGTTGGGTAGTTTTAAACACGCGAAATATCGGGATATTTTATCATCTTGATTTCTAAGATATATAAACAAAATCAAAGTGCCGCCCCAAAGCGCCATGGTAAGAAAGTTGCTAATACCTATCATATTCAAGCCACTTTCCATGGCTTGTAATAGTACCAAAGCTAAGACATGCCAATAGTTTTACCAAAGCCACCATCGGTGGTTTAGCCCAGCTAACACCGATGCCAAAATGGTGACCAATAGAAACGACTCGCCGTAAGAAGACTTTGCCGAGTTAAATTTCGACATCATAATCAAAGCGGCAAAAACACATAACAAGGATGACAAGATATGAGTGACGACCAACACCTTGTGGAACTTAATCAGTTTTTCAGCTGTTCTCACCTCGGCATCACCGAAACCTTTAATGGTGTAACCGGGGCCAATATCAACCTTGTTGATTACATCAACAGCTGCGTTAATCACTGCATATCCGCCAGAGGCGGGGTCGTAGGTGATGCTACCGTTACCAATTAAGGAAGCCGCTTAAGATGGGATTATCATGCCAAATACACCCACTTTATTTTTGGCTCGACGCTCCTGAACCGCGCAGCCAGCACCAATGGGGCCTTGTGAGACAAATAAAATCACCGCTGTCGCTATGCACTCTCATTAATTCAAGCGTGGTGCGGCGCGAGTCATCAATGTTTTCCGCTACAGGCATACGTGAGATTAGCTTAATTAAGGCAATTAAAGATGGGGAGAGTTAGGCAACGCTTATGGCGAAGCAGCCTTCCCTGCTCACGCTATAGCCAGCAGAGATAAACTAAAACGAGGAGTGAGTGATGAGGAGTTCGAGAAGAGTGCTATAGCAAAAACGGTATGACTTAAGTTCTATACAGTACTTTCACCACATGCCAACCAAACTTGGTTTTGACCAGGTGGGGCACTAGCAATTCACCGCTAAAACATACCTTGTCAAATTGAGGCACCATTTGGCCGCGCCTAAACTCACCTAAATCGCCACCTTTCTTCCCCGATGGGCAGCTTGAATATTTCTTGGCTAAGGTTTGAAATTTAGCCCCTTTTTTAAGCTGCTTAA from Agarivorans gilvus includes the following:
- a CDS encoding DUF2955 domain-containing protein, producing MFRSPANPVIRLVFAPILLLFYQLYSGVPLQMLAPVFVVIFLTIMPSRPPLNLLLIVLVTLLFICFGIVALGKALVDSPSGFALFCWSILFWSYYRSHRNPKDILSSLSLVVIIIMVVMTKQMGLSTSGLPWLMFNKFIIAIVVTYLAFMLFPGEQKDILPAESTDKAPEHHLGLIAFKATALCLVLVALMGIGSSQTMLIAITIGNMIRSPLVSDHQTFGRNRLVTTAVGILFTLPCMLLVVFGVSHWLLLGVSLFCGLQLACYGIRRGCRMDVYQLLFNNFTILTYQVISHQGADSFSAQFMRLVSISIAVLIAVLLLNLTSHPSPVESHSESESV
- a CDS encoding HlyD family secretion protein, translated to MSKSEQSSRKLSFIVIGIVLVVWLYSLWADRVTPMTGNARVHSYLVRIAPEVTGNVTEVNVSNNQVVEAGDVLFKIDPRNYQIQVRSAQANLAIAGQNIGASTAAVEVAQAKVVEALAARNNAVEQASRISELAKKGVLSRSELDNAIEGRDRAEAALDAAEASLAQAKQSLGPKGQDNPQILAAMANLEKAELDLQKTQVLAPSKGIVTNLQLTVGQKANAGSPMLTFIDPREVWISSMVRENSIEHIKVGQKVKVVMDALPGRVLLGYVESIGWGTGGSNNMDQNTGFLVADNKSLSAQRYAVNIAFANDQVPQNVRYGSQATVAFYTEQSTLGELLASLWMYILSIWTYVS
- a CDS encoding sensor domain-containing diguanylate cyclase, with the protein product MSHFRLLILSLLVIGELAISASFAQETFTYQVDYLQEAPQQAISLTTARAMFERGEAKGSDSGLLSFGVGSPAVWVRIKVNNPTDQLIHKRLTTSVTWVNYLDLYQVQANGHVTLRSSGDALARTQELLPGIGIVFNVQLPVGESEFYIRAQAHDPIVLPLQFLSLEDVADSDISSGMLYGILYGILLTLLGYNLILHRSLKQANFVFYAIYIGSFIVLNTGYNGYLFAWVHPNYPLLQNYFTLNIMVLHSVLGLVFSLSFLDVKRHRPKCFKLVLLYIGLGILSILVATVLQWHLLAALVAFSYLSLSTVVMVALGLLHLSLVAKAQHFVLAVSASMLGLFTTAATSAGLIPFTYVGYHAAEFGVLLEAMVLAYILSVALKVKESARLKAEYLAAYDPLTNLLNRRSFFSLASQKIEQHKAEGVPLSLVVMDLDHFKKVNDAYGHHVGDEALKHVANILQNNTRKDDLVGRFGGEEIVILLPKDDCQQASLFTERLRKSLEKTPFASGGMQVYITASFGVVELAGKMALDELIKEADTLLYQAKKNGRNQVASATFSEVSLA
- the ppiC gene encoding peptidylprolyl isomerase PpiC, with protein sequence MARTAAALHILVKHKEQAEDIIKQLKKGAKFQTLAKKYSSCPSGKKGGDLGEFRRGQMVPQFDKVCFSGELLVPHLVKTKFGWHVVKVLYRT